In Lactobacillus sp. PV012, one genomic interval encodes:
- a CDS encoding ABC transporter ATP-binding protein, giving the protein MPVITLKDVNKIYGKGDAQVQALKNINFEANKGEVVLIIGPSGAGKSTFLTIAGALQRPTSGQVLINGKDVSHLKNKQAEKLRLNDIGFVLQAYNLVPYLTVNEQFKLVEKVKKNNLTQEKLDQLLKKLGITNLLRKYPKELSGGQKQRVAITRALFANPQILLADEPTASLDSERVEEVGQMFQDLARQQHKAILLVTHDLRLEKYADKVYEMIDGRMSDITKKRSS; this is encoded by the coding sequence ATGCCAGTAATTACTTTAAAAGATGTTAATAAAATTTATGGGAAAGGTGACGCACAAGTTCAAGCTTTAAAAAATATTAATTTTGAAGCAAATAAGGGTGAAGTTGTTTTAATTATTGGACCTTCTGGAGCAGGGAAAAGTACTTTTTTAACAATTGCGGGAGCTTTGCAGCGACCAACCAGTGGACAAGTGTTAATTAATGGTAAAGATGTTAGTCATTTAAAAAACAAGCAGGCAGAAAAATTACGGCTAAATGATATTGGATTTGTTTTACAAGCCTACAACTTGGTTCCATATTTAACAGTGAACGAACAATTTAAATTGGTAGAGAAAGTTAAGAAAAATAACTTAACTCAAGAAAAGTTAGATCAGCTTTTAAAAAAATTGGGAATTACTAATTTATTGAGAAAGTATCCGAAAGAATTATCTGGTGGTCAAAAACAGCGGGTAGCCATTACCCGGGCATTATTTGCTAATCCACAAATTTTATTGGCTGATGAGCCAACAGCTTCCTTAGATAGTGAACGCGTAGAGGAAGTGGGGCAAATGTTCCAGGACTTAGCGCGCCAGCAGCACAAAGCTATTTTACTTGTTACGCATGATTTACGGTTAGAAAAGTATGCTGATAAGGTGTATGAAATGATTGATGGAAGAATGTCAGATATAACAAAAAAACGCAGCTCTTAA
- a CDS encoding C69 family dipeptidase, with amino-acid sequence MTHQLGRSSCTSILIGKSATTDGSVIIGRNEDAKTAWPKHLAFNQHEIIENNFFKSKDNKFELTLPQEKYAYSSTPEWTDKYGIFEEDGINEFHVAMSATESAYANDRVQAADPFNEKSGILEEAMVTVVLPYIKTAREGVERLGKIVQEHGAAEADGILFADKNEAWYMEIGSGHHYVAQRIPDDSYAVVANQLAIEKVNFRDPANFITSPGLQEFVNQNNLWPQNQPFNFRLIFGTHDDSDLTYNTPRIWSGQKLLTPSHEQSPTTFNLPFIQRPDHPIAIQDAQRVLSDHYNGSQYDLSKAKNPARFRPISIATTQESHLLQLRNDDMYHWLAMGIPSQSVYIPFYPQGTKVPTMFKYGKKEFTTNSAYWVFKEASVLVDRNWSKYGSLLTNTQKQTNEQLVKLRYDTDKKLHKLSQQEEKLKLINTANQKLANCAIKNYQQLIAQLITLQTEDSPLKFKIDPNL; translated from the coding sequence ATGACACATCAACTTGGACGTTCTTCATGTACTTCTATTTTAATTGGAAAAAGTGCTACAACTGACGGAAGTGTAATTATCGGCCGCAATGAAGATGCAAAAACTGCTTGGCCTAAACATTTAGCTTTTAACCAACATGAAATAATTGAAAACAATTTTTTTAAATCAAAAGACAATAAATTTGAGTTAACTTTACCCCAAGAAAAATATGCTTATTCTTCTACCCCAGAGTGGACAGATAAATATGGTATTTTTGAAGAAGATGGAATCAACGAATTCCACGTAGCAATGAGTGCCACCGAAAGTGCCTATGCTAATGACCGAGTACAAGCTGCTGATCCATTTAATGAAAAAAGTGGGATTTTAGAAGAAGCAATGGTAACAGTAGTTTTACCTTATATCAAAACTGCTCGTGAAGGTGTAGAAAGACTGGGGAAAATCGTGCAAGAACATGGAGCAGCTGAAGCAGATGGAATTTTATTTGCTGACAAAAATGAAGCTTGGTACATGGAAATTGGTTCAGGGCATCACTATGTAGCCCAACGGATTCCTGATGACTCCTATGCCGTTGTGGCCAACCAACTCGCAATCGAAAAGGTTAATTTCCGTGATCCAGCTAACTTCATTACTTCGCCTGGCTTACAAGAATTTGTGAATCAAAATAATCTTTGGCCTCAAAACCAACCGTTTAATTTTCGGCTAATTTTTGGTACCCACGACGATAGTGATTTAACTTACAATACCCCTCGCATTTGGAGTGGGCAAAAACTTCTTACCCCTTCCCATGAACAAAGCCCTACCACTTTCAATCTTCCTTTTATTCAAAGACCAGACCATCCAATTGCCATTCAAGATGCGCAACGCGTGTTAAGCGATCATTATAACGGTAGTCAATATGATTTAAGTAAAGCTAAAAATCCTGCTCGTTTTCGTCCTATTAGTATCGCTACAACGCAAGAATCTCATCTATTGCAACTTCGAAATGATGATATGTACCACTGGTTAGCAATGGGAATTCCTTCTCAAAGTGTATATATTCCATTTTACCCACAAGGGACAAAAGTTCCTACCATGTTTAAGTACGGTAAGAAAGAATTTACCACCAACTCTGCTTATTGGGTCTTTAAAGAGGCAAGTGTATTAGTAGATCGAAATTGGAGTAAGTATGGTAGTTTACTTACCAATACTCAAAAACAAACCAATGAGCAACTTGTCAAATTACGTTATGATACTGACAAAAAATTACACAAATTATCTCAACAAGAAGAAAAATTAAAGCTTATTAACACCGCTAATCAGAAACTAGCAAACTGTGCAATAAAAAATTATCAACAATTAATCGCACAACTAATTACCTTACAAACTGAAGATTCTCCTTTAAAATTTAAAATTGATCCTAATTTATAA
- a CDS encoding NAD(P)H-dependent oxidoreductase — MKVLAIAGSNEINSDQTQLLEYIKKNFNDKYDVKIMEAAAMPMFKEGVDEPEDLKNMGQAINEADAVIISTAESQNSVPSSLKSVVEWLSSAEHPFKEKPLLVIGAAKEPQGSARAQVRLKNVLASPGIGAIVFNNDEFMMGASHQQFDKDGNLPEGTAKFLKYFLEEFDEFYNTVSSRKEERK, encoded by the coding sequence ATGAAAGTTCTTGCAATTGCAGGGAGTAATGAAATTAACTCTGATCAAACTCAACTTTTAGAATATATTAAGAAAAATTTTAATGATAAATATGATGTTAAAATTATGGAAGCTGCAGCGATGCCTATGTTTAAAGAGGGCGTAGATGAACCTGAAGATTTAAAAAACATGGGACAGGCGATTAATGAAGCGGATGCGGTAATTATTTCAACTGCTGAAAGTCAAAATTCAGTGCCGTCTTCATTAAAAAGTGTAGTGGAATGGTTATCTTCAGCAGAACATCCATTTAAAGAAAAGCCTCTATTAGTTATTGGAGCAGCCAAAGAACCTCAAGGATCAGCACGCGCTCAAGTGCGGTTAAAAAATGTTTTAGCTTCACCAGGAATTGGTGCAATTGTTTTTAACAATGATGAGTTTATGATGGGAGCATCACACCAACAATTTGATAAAGATGGTAATTTGCCAGAAGGAACTGCTAAATTCTTGAAATATTTCTTGGAAGAATTTGATGAATTTTATAATACAGTTAGTTCTAGAAAAGAGGAGAGAAAATAA
- a CDS encoding TetR/AcrR family transcriptional regulator, which translates to MARRKEIDKKKILDAAYKLAVREGVESLTARNIAKAAHCSTQPIYLEFSNMSDLQEQVLAKISDELKNRTLQQHFTGEPLIDLDLSYIYFVKDHVGLFKAMFVNNTFGTDRISQTLMELGKEKFKEQFGKTDFSDERIHNILISNWVSATGLATLQLNQMSNFSEDQIVIVLKSQLEDSMKNDRFHLDKVGK; encoded by the coding sequence GTGGCTAGACGAAAAGAAATAGATAAAAAGAAAATTTTGGATGCCGCTTACAAGCTTGCTGTTCGAGAGGGTGTAGAAAGCTTAACGGCGCGTAATATTGCTAAAGCAGCACATTGTTCTACTCAACCAATATATTTAGAATTCTCGAATATGTCAGACTTGCAAGAGCAAGTATTAGCAAAAATTTCTGATGAATTAAAGAACAGAACTCTTCAACAACACTTTACAGGAGAACCATTAATTGATTTAGATCTTTCTTATATTTATTTTGTAAAGGATCATGTTGGTTTATTTAAAGCAATGTTTGTAAATAATACTTTTGGTACTGATAGAATTTCACAAACATTAATGGAATTAGGAAAAGAAAAATTTAAGGAACAATTTGGGAAAACGGACTTTTCTGACGAAAGAATTCATAATATCCTAATCTCTAATTGGGTATCTGCAACTGGATTAGCTACTTTGCAATTAAATCAAATGTCTAATTTTTCAGAAGATCAAATTGTTATTGTTTTAAAATCTCAATTAGAGGATTCAATGAAGAATGACCGTTTCCACTTAGATAAAGTTGGAAAATAA